The Setaria italica strain Yugu1 chromosome IX, Setaria_italica_v2.0, whole genome shotgun sequence genome has a window encoding:
- the LOC101764612 gene encoding pentatricopeptide repeat-containing protein At3g51320, with translation MAATSTSPHSAAAATNIDDLHHFLRRTLRTHSAVLCAHAFLLRRGLLLGHPVPAGLLLTASACSAASPPAHLLRLLLRHLPPPLPLFSLDAALRALAPRIPFSALLSLFAALLRSHHPLFPDRFSFPPLLSAAASAASPRLHIPSALTLHAQLLRRGLLFSPPPHAANALLHFYAAAGRLPSACHLFDEMPFRDIASCNTLMTAFAGTAGGIDAARQVFDRMLLRNVVSWNVMINGYVKAKRPEQALEVVRWMAKVGVRGTATTMVGAATACARLGRLGAGREVHCAFLRRFEDDNLLVWTALVDMYSKCRRVGSARKVFDHLGIRNLVCWNTMIIGHCVYGEPGDGIKLFHQMIGPGKVQPDGVTFIGVLCACARLGLLDDGRAYFELMSTTYKLKPTFAHYWCMANLYGSVGLLEEAEGLLQSVPEDLKARALGGLLGLCRFRGGWGMGERIALRLIELEPNNNAHYALLCSVYAAAGRWEEAHRVKATMKERHGSFSPGYRLVNLNEIIHDFRAREKQPENQEIYAILDDLVTRLKLGCKENEQSDFGTK, from the exons ATggcggccacctccacctccccccattccgccgccgccgccaccaacatCGACGACCTCCACCACTTCCTCCGCCGCACTCTCCGTACCCACTCCGCCGTCCTCTGCGCTCACGCCTTCCTTCTTCGCCgtggcctcctcctcggccaccccgtccccgccggcctcctcctcaccgcttccgcctgctccgccgcctcgccgcccgcccaccTCCTCCGACTCCTCCTTCGCCACCTGCCCCCTCCgctccctctcttctccctcgacGCCGCACTCCGCGCCCTCGCCCCGCGCATCCCCTTCTCCGCCCTGCTCTCCCTCTTCGCTGCACTCCTCCGCTCCCACCACCCGCTCTTCCCCGATCGCTTCTCCTTCCCGCCTCTTCTCTCTGCAGCAGCATCCGCAGCCTCCCCGCGGCTCCACATCCCATCTGCGCTCACCCTCCACGCGCAACTCCTCCGACGCGGCCTCCtcttctcgccgccgccccacgcTGCCAACGCACTCCTCCACTTCtacgctgccgccggccgcctcccgtCCGCCTGCCacctgttcgacgaaatgccgtTCAGGGACATCGCGTCCTGTAACACCCTGATGACGGCCTTTGCTGGCACAGCGGGTGGCATTGATGCCGCGCGCCAGGTGTTCGACCGAATGCTCCTGAGAAATGTAGTGTCATGGAATGTCATGATCAATGGGTATGTAAAGGCAAAACGGCCTGAGCAGGCGCTGGAGGTGGTCCGATGGATGGCAAAGGTAGGAGTGAGGGGGACAGCGACAACCATGGTTGGGGCAGCCACGGCGTGTGCTAGGCTAGGGAGGCTGGGGGCTGGGAGGGAGGTGCACTGCGCATTTTTGCGCCGTTTTGAGGATGATAACCTGTTGGTTTGGACTGCATTGGTGGATATGTATAGCAAGTGTCGGAGGGTCGGGTCTGCGAGGAAGGTGTTTGATCACCTTGGCATTAGGAATCTGGTATGCTGGAACACAATGATCATCGGACATTGTGTGTATGGTGAACCTGGTGATGGGATCAAACTGTTCCATCAGATGATCGGACCAG GGAAGGTGCAGCCAGATGGAGTCACTTTCATTGGTGTCCTCTGTGCCTGTGCCCGTTTAGGCCTCTTGGATGATGGGAGGGCATATTTTGAGCTAATGAGCACCACGTACAAGCTCAAGCCAACATTTGCGCACTACTGGTGCATGGCCAATCTATATGGGAGTGTTGGGCTTCTGGAAGAAGCTGAGGGCCTCTTGCAGAGTGTCCCTGAGGATCTTAAGGCACGGGCATTGGGCGGTTTGCTTGGGCTATGCCGGTTCCGGGGGGGATGGGGAATGGGGGAACGGATTGCCCTCAGATTGATTGAGCTAGAaccaaacaacaatgctcacTATGCACTGCTTTGCAGTGTGTATGCTGCCGCGGGGAGATGGGAAGAAGCCCACAGAGTGAAGGCTACCATGAAGGAGAGACATGGGAGTTTCAGCCCTGGATATCGTCTGGTAAACTTAAATGAGATCATTCATGACTTCAGAGCTAGGGAGAAGCAACCTGAGAACCAGGAGATATATGCCATCTTGGATGACTTGGTGACAAGGCTTAAGTTGGGCTGTAAAGAAAATGAGCAAAGTGATTTTGGAACAAAATAG